CGATATCCGTCTCACCGGGCAACGGCGCATGCTAAGAGTCGTCGCCTGCTGCATGAACCTGCGCTCACGCCTCACCGGCATCGCCACCGGCGACCAGGCACTGTTCATGACCCGCGCCGCCTTCGACGCCGTCGGCGGCTATCCGGAGCAGCCGCTGATGGAAGATATCGAGATCAGCCGGCGCCTGAAGGCACTGTCGAGGCCGGCCTGCCTACGCACGCGGGTGGTGAGCTCGGGGCGGCGCTGGGAACGCCACGGCCCCTGGGCCACGATCCTTCTGATGTGGCGACTGCGCTTTCGCTACTGGCGGGGCGAGGACAGTCACCGCCTGGCCGAGGAGTATCGCCATGCCCGCTGATCGGCTTAACGACGGTTTGCCCCTGGCCATTCTGGCCAAGGCGCCCCTGCCGGGGCGGGTCAAGACTCGGCTGATTCCCGCGCTCGGTGCCGAGGCCGCGGCGCGGCTCCATGAGCGGCTGCTGCGCCGAACCCTCGAGGTGGCCCTGGCCACCACCCCGGCGCACCGCATCGTGCTGTGGACCGGCCTCGAGCATGACCACCCGCTGTTCGTGGAGCTCGCCACCCGGCATGGCATCGCGCGACGCCCGCAGCCGGAGGGCG
The genomic region above belongs to Halomonas sp. YLGW01 and contains:
- a CDS encoding TIGR04283 family arsenosugar biosynthesis glycosyltransferase; this translates as MTPSMPVPKTPRLSIIIPTLDEAATLEPQLATLLGLWVCGVEILVVDGGSRDATVTIARRYADRVLSCEPGRARQMNLGAQASRGEHLLFLHADTRLPRRADRRVARALDGASCWGRFDIRLTGQRRMLRVVACCMNLRSRLTGIATGDQALFMTRAAFDAVGGYPEQPLMEDIEISRRLKALSRPACLRTRVVSSGRRWERHGPWATILLMWRLRFRYWRGEDSHRLAEEYRHAR